From one Kiloniellales bacterium genomic stretch:
- a CDS encoding ABC transporter substrate binding protein has protein sequence MRTLHLVVALFFVFGVAGSASAADKKRIFVVSSYHKEYLWSQSTQKGLSEAMLNYGYLDNEQQVRDFAEHDGVESSKAIVRKAWMDTKRKNSALAIARATQRIMKEIREFQPDLVLLGDDNAANYIGNQLLDTETPVVFWGINGLPLKYGLVDSMDNPGHNVTGVWQNGYHRESLEFLNAMVPSARTFAILACDSVSARPNVKQIQALARSGKLPLQLVDVVVTNSYSEFQERVLELAETVDAFFILNHDTFRDDDGNHVDMLAVGKWYLENVNKPEASHEDQFVREGMLLTANDAGFNQSYKAFEMAYDILEQGLNPSRMRTVTPQRGPLMINRVRAKMLGIDVDERMDIIDIVVEDAIALGG, from the coding sequence ATGAGAACGTTGCACTTGGTCGTGGCGCTGTTCTTCGTCTTCGGTGTCGCGGGGTCAGCCTCCGCGGCCGACAAGAAGCGGATCTTCGTGGTGAGCAGCTATCACAAGGAGTACCTCTGGTCGCAATCGACCCAGAAGGGCCTGAGCGAGGCGATGCTCAACTACGGCTACCTGGACAACGAGCAGCAGGTCCGGGACTTCGCCGAGCACGATGGGGTCGAGAGCTCCAAGGCGATTGTCAGAAAAGCATGGATGGACACCAAGCGTAAAAACAGCGCGCTTGCCATCGCCAGAGCGACCCAGAGGATCATGAAGGAAATCCGGGAGTTCCAGCCCGATCTCGTGCTGCTGGGCGACGACAATGCGGCCAACTACATCGGCAACCAGCTGCTCGACACCGAAACGCCCGTGGTCTTTTGGGGCATCAATGGGCTGCCCCTGAAGTATGGGCTGGTCGACAGCATGGACAACCCGGGGCACAACGTGACCGGTGTCTGGCAGAACGGCTATCACAGGGAGAGCCTGGAGTTCCTGAACGCGATGGTGCCGTCGGCCAGAACCTTCGCCATCCTGGCCTGCGATTCGGTATCCGCCCGCCCCAACGTCAAGCAGATCCAGGCTCTTGCAAGAAGCGGGAAACTGCCCTTGCAGCTGGTCGACGTCGTGGTGACCAACTCCTACTCGGAGTTCCAGGAAAGGGTCCTCGAGCTGGCCGAAACGGTCGACGCCTTCTTCATCCTGAACCACGACACCTTCCGGGATGACGACGGCAACCATGTCGACATGCTCGCCGTGGGCAAGTGGTATCTCGAGAACGTCAACAAGCCGGAGGCGTCGCACGAGGACCAATTCGTCCGGGAAGGCATGCTTCTGACCGCGAACGATGCCGGCTTCAACCAGAGCTACAAGGCCTTCGAGATGGCCTACGACATCCTCGAGCAGGGCCTGAACCCCAGCCGCATGAGAACGGTCACGCCGCAGCGCGGGCCTCTGATGATCAATCGGGTCCGCGCCAAGATGCTCGGCATCGACGTCGACGAGCGCATGGACATCATTGACATCGTCGTAGAAGACGCCATCGCTCTCGGCGGGTAG